From Cryptococcus deuterogattii R265 chromosome 13, complete sequence:
AGCGATAGGTTGCTAATGAATGACGCTGAGTGCCGAAGTATgcgatggaggatggataccggaaggagatgagcaaTAGCAGCTAGATCGATAGTTGGCCACAGTTGACCGTCAAAGCATAATGCTTCCCATGATTTGGAAACCTAACCCGATCAATTCGACATGGTCATTCAAATTTACAAATGTAGGTCGTCGGACGTACAGTACTCATCTTTATTaattccatccttcccaaTAACTCCCCGGAGAACCTACCGAAGCTTTCATCCGCAAAACTCTccatcaacttcttcatcaccaaaAGCTTGAGCTCTTTCGGAAGACTTTCTTCAAAACTAACGTGCTTCActtcctcagcctcctcaGTGCAAAGCGTAtcgagaggagaagacagTGTTTGCGTTAAAGGAGGGGTCGAAAGATCATAAACCGTATTGTGGAAGTCCGATGTTTGGGATTGGACTAGTGAGAGATGTGGCAAATGTACGGCTCGACCTTTACCTTTCCTATCTAGTTTTTCTTCTATTGGACCAATTTTCTCATTGCACGCTCCTTCGATCGCTCTTTCTACACTGCCATCAACCGTAGTCGGTATAGTTAACGAACGGGATCGTTCACCGGCATTCGAAGACGCCCCCAAGGTATTTCCTTGCGAATAGCTGGAAGAAAACGCCAAATCAGAAGATGGAGTGTCAGAACGTACCgataatgaagaaaagttgCTTGATTGTGAGAACGAGATGAGGGATTTCAAGCGTTGTCGACGAGATGTTGTAGACGGATTACTGCTGCTTATGTATGGCGACTGAGATGCTTGTTCGTCCTCCTCATGCTGAGCCTTGCGATTGAGGACCTTGAAGGATGATTTCGATCTTCCCAGTCTGAGTCGGACTGCATCTTTGAGTTTTGAAGACATCCGCCTTGTCGTCGAGGGACGGGTGGGATAGGTAGTTGTTATACCAGGATCAGCGACTTGAGGAACTTCAGGCTCTGTTTGTGTTTGTTGGGGCTGTGTACTGGGCTGATAGGTTATGAAGTTTGCTGGAGCCATATCAACAGCTGGTGGAAAGTAGTCATCTCTATCGTGCTCCTCAGGACTGTCACATAATCTCCACACCCGACCTGTGACTGAAAGACTCGAAGGACCAGCCCTTGCCGCCTGATGGTCACCTGGTGACTCTTCCCATAACGCACCAAACTCATAACTGcttgctctccttcttATTCTCAATCCGTTAGGTGACTCTACTTGTGATTTAGGGGGGCCTTTATGAATGCCCGGACCCAGGCCTGCGGATAATGTTTCCAGAATTGACGGCGTTTCTGGAGTCTGCAAAAtggatgaagtggaggacgaggtgCTAAGCATAGTATCGGAGCGATATCTGGTGAGCCGAGGAGTGCGAAGTGAGGGTGAAGTATCTGACAGTGGGGCAACAGATGAGATGTGTTGAGGTGGCAGCGGGCCGGGAAATGAGGTCATGATGTCGTATGATGCGGTGATAAGTTGCTATAATTATGAGATGTTTCCTTGAGCCGTCAAGACAGGCGTATATACCAGTAAAGTGGCTGTGAAAGGTTTCGGTGAAACGTATATTGAAATTGTGCGATTGAATGTGAGTCGTGACCAAGTTTCGTCGTTGCCTGACCGAGCAGTGTTATGTGCACGTGAAAGAGTTAAGATATACAGGCATTCGTCGGTGCCCGGCCACACCCTTTTGGACAGACAACGGTGAAAAGTTTCgtaaagaagaatgaaaagaCAATCAATTATAGATTACAACAAGTAAAAAGTTCacgagaagatgagaaagaagacgtCAAGACGGGGAAGTAGTACGTATAAATTATAAAAGTGTGAGCGAAGCAGGAACTCGAGAGGCtgcaggaagaggacgcAAGGGCCAAAGTGAAAATGATCGGCCAAGCGGCGAAGGCCGATTTTACTCGGGCATGCCCATCTATGACCTAATACCATAAGATTCTAGGCACCATCTGGTCGCATTTACCTGTACACCGGCGAGAACACAGTGAAGCAAGATGCTGACAAACAAATGACAACTTGCAAACACTGACTGTCGCTTGGTGAATGTACAGACCATAGTCAAGCTACGACAGCAGTACCTATTTATTTTGCTCCTTGGCTATCTGGTTTTATTGAAGCTGAAGGATCATGGGTTCGTCGAGTTTCAGTACCTTTTGGATCTAGTTTCAGTAGAAGCTGCATTAATTCCCAACAGACATGAGCACTGTCCTGGTTTTCCGATCTAACTAAAAAGCAAAATCAACATGTCATACTCAGATCTTCCCCACAAACCGACGATTCCTGTCGAGCCCTTCAAGCTCTCGATACCGGACGAGGACATCAAGGTGCCCCACATCCTACTCAAGTCTACCAGAATTGCCAAAGAAAGCTACGAGAATGTTTCTGCGGAGAATAACAAGTTTGGAATAACAAAGAAATGCTGATGGATTTGAAAGATGAATGGATCAAACTGGATTGGTAGGTCTGCTTTTTCAGGACGACAAGCAATCAAGCCAAATGAACCTGTCCATTGACATGCATTCCACAGGCGTAAACAAGAGGAGGGTATCaattctcttcctgcctTCAAGGCAAAATTCAAAAAAATCAGAAGATTCGGTATTCTCCATTCATTTCACAGCCCTTTtctcgaagaagacgtaCGCAATTCCCATCATTCTCAGTCACGGCTGGCCAGGTAGCTTTGAAGAATTTATTGCAATGATGGTCGAGGTGTGCTTCGAAGCTGTAAGAAATACTGTACAGCAGTTCAGTCCTCGCCTCATATCCAGCAACCTCAGGAATTCGTTGAACGGGATTTACGGTCTGCCCTGCACATCCTATGCCACGTCTGGTTCTGATTTCCAGCAAACtagctttcttttttttggcagTATATTTGCTTCTATTCCTTGTCCTTCGGCAGAAAGTCGTTCTGGTCAGTGACCAACACTGCTTGCTCAGATGCTCAGTGGGACTAATAAATTGCTCACTTTCTTCGGTTTTGACAAAAATAATCAACTTGAGGCCTATTTCACGGGAACAAAGCATACCAAAAAGTTCACTTTCAACCTTGTCTTTTGACAGCTCAGGTTAATAGTTGTTTCATAAGGTTCTACAGCTTTGTCATATCGCTCCATAGCTTCCATTAATTTACCAGAATTAAGCTTATGCAACAACGTCTATATCGTTGGCTGGTCTACATGGCAAGTGAATTTTAGTCAAGACATTGCCTGAACGACACTGAACACACCGTCGGAAACACCGCCATTCTTAGCTTTCCAGTTGCCTGAACAAGACTGTGAGCCATGAATCCATCAGCATTAAGCCACATCCCACAGCGAATCAGCGCGATGCTTACACTATGGTTAAGCTATACTTCATTGATATTTCTGTCTCTCATTAGAAAATGCCAAACGAGCTTTATCAACCTGAGATAACAACAAGATCCCAAACACGTATTTGTAGGAAGATCGCAACTTCGATTGTTACAGAGTAGCATAAGATGCCACTTACATGACACCATTAATACAACTCAACGAACACGCTGAACCTTCTAAGACGTCACCCGGAAAAAAGCCATGCCCGCCTTCGCGTCTTCTACCGCCTTCTCAAGATCTCTGTCATCCTCCGCCATCCATCGGTCATCCCCGGAGAGTCCTTCGATACCTCCAATCTTTACAGACCTCTCCCATCTTTGCCGCTTCTTCGTAAGTTTCACCATTGGCAGCGGATCAGAATGGCCAGTGACGATGATTAATGCAGTACTAGGcggaagggaagaatgTAATGTAGTGAGACGGTTATTGAAACGCTCGAGGACCGGATCGAGCGAAACTGTAGAATTCGAAGATAAGTTGGCCCCACCATCGTTCCCTATTTGTTTAATTAGTTAATTTGCTTAGCTGACGGCATTTCGGGGGTCGACTCACATCCTTGTGCTTCAGAGAGTTCCATCATTCTGCCGAATACAAAAGTATGACTCTGAGCATTCTTCACTACAGCATTCACGACATCGTCATCTGAGGTACACCGTACAGCTGTTGTCGCTTTTGCGCCATATAACCATCGAGGATCACCATAGTCGCAATATGCGGAAGTTTTGCGGGATTCGGGGGAATTGTCCTGATACCTACCAATACGTTCCACGATGGGTTCCATATTATTGGTGGAATCGCCAAAATCAGGGCCTGCTTTCAGTCAGTTGCGATACTTGatcaataataataaaGATTCACCATTAGccaacttcatcttcaaaagaTCCACACAGGCCAATGCATCTTCCTCGGAATCATGTCCGTTCTCTCCTACTTGTATATCTCTTTGCAACCACTTTTGCGCCAACCACTTCAGCCCAGGCTTAAAAGGGGGCCCTCTTGGGTGCTTATAGATAAGAGCGGTGTCTATACacagaggatgacgaaTCCTCAGCACGTTCAGATCACATTCGAGTGAGTGACCAAGAAGTATGGTATGAGGTGTAATCAAAGGCGACGGGccagaaaggagaagatccTGGATCGAGGAAATTGTATGAGTAGTTGATGAGAGACGCTCAGCAGTGATACCTGACCATCTTCACAGTACATTAGAATCGATGCGATCGCGACTGAAAATCGTATAATCGAAGGCTCACTGGGTGCGATAATCCAATATTTCACCAGGAGGCAAAACGAGTTCATCAAAAACATTCTTTCCACTGTTGAAATCAATGATGGAAATCCGTGCCaactcatctccatcttttgaTACCACCTAAAATAGATGAACATTAGACAGTACATTAGGCAAGTTGTGTAACTCACCATCTCACAATCAATGGCTAGAATTGGATATATTCCATCTTTCGGTGGGCCCTCCGCCGGGGAAGTCTCTACCCACCCGCCTTCTCTTGTATTGCCTTTAGTACTTCTTGTACTATCCATCCCAGTGAGGCGTTCTGATTCGTCTCTTACTCTGATATCCTCTACTTCCGATAAACTTGAAAGAAGTAAATTTGACTGATCTGGGATTATTGATCTATCCAAGCCTGGTACAACGCGGCGATCAACGTGGGGGAGATATGACGGTATGTTATAATCGTTGTCAATCATTTGATTAGGCGTAAGGAGGTACAATAGAGGAGAATAAGAATCGACCTGAGCGGTCGTATCTGTACATAAATTAGCACTGCAAGTCAGAGTGCTAGGCATCACAAGTTCCTTAGGGGGCTTACGGTGGTGgtttttctccttttctgcTTCTCGCTTCCTTTTAATATGCTCTGGAATAGGGCACATTAGTAATTGATTGATCGCTGAATGCATTCGAAGCTTATCACCAGGTGCCCGTGTGGGACATCCGTAGGTAAACAATGAAGCGATGGCGGGTACTTTCTGAATGGGTTCCCCTTCATGGTCGAGgacttcttcatcagctGAAACTGAACTGATGGCAAAAGGCATCGAAACAGAAGTGGTATCAGAGCTCAAACCCAGATGAGTAGGTAAAAGGCCTGGGACAAAGAGCAATACAGTATGAGATATATAAGACTTGTTCTAATTGACTCGCATTCAGTCTCACATCTACACAGGCAGGACACAACTTACATTAACTTGGATCCACTGGGGCTTTTGTCCATCGGCCACAATAAACAGAATTAAGTCCCGGATATGCTGCGCAATGGATCAATACTACGAATAATTCACCCTTGCAAGACTCACAGCAAGAGTAACCTTTTTGCCATATTTCAGCTCTTGTATATTGAATTGAAACTCTGGCCTGTGCTTGTTCACTTTCTTCTGTTTCCGTCGTGCCTGACGAGTCAAAGCTTCGCTGAATGCGCCTTCGCCATCACTGTCTGAGAGGTTTGGCAGAGTCTTGCgtttggaagatgttgatcTCGGTGAGGTGGAAGACATGATTacgcgaagaagaggaccACCACAGCCAAAATAAGAAGATCAGATCCAGAAATGAGGTCCGTCAATGAAATGGTCAAAATAAAATGATAGTGACAGGCAGGCGTCGTGCGGCGGGCGGCGGCGTCGCGTGTGTTTGCTGATAACGACAAATACACGTCAGTTAGGCACGGCAACAACAGCACCAGCCacgcagcagcagcagccgTAGCAGTTGTTGCTCTCAGCGTCATGGCCGGCGGTTGgcttgaagaagtcaaaTATTTACTTCCAACATCATGGTTTTACGAAGCATTTATGCCCGTGTTGTCAGAGTTGTCGTTACGTATAAGATGCTCGTCATATTTACTGCTCTGACGATGGAGCCATGGGAACCttaatatatatatatatatatatatatatttcATAAGTCTGTTAATTGTTCACATATCCGGAACTTCTATCTCCTTATGTttcggccttcttctctcttacTGAAACCTGTAGCTCTTTCTCTACGTCAAATTCGACCCACACCACGTGCAATATATCATCTTAGAATGTCTTCGACCTCCGCTACCGATACGACTCCACGGCTGAGCAATGTGCTGGCCAAAAGCAAATCACCATATCTGTTGCAGCACAAGGACAACCCTGTGGCTGTAGGTTCCTTTCGATTTTTGCGTGAAGTGCTAAGGTTAACCGAGTGACGCAGTGGCAGGAGTGGTCTCCAGAAACCATCGCACTCGCTCAGAAGCTTGACAagcccatcttcctttcttcagGTTACTCAGCATGTCATTGGTGTCATGTGCTAGCTCACGAATCTttcgaagatgaagagactgcaaaaatgatgaatgaGTGGTTTGTTAATATCAAGGTGGATAGGGAGGAGAGGCCAGACGTGGATCGAATGTATATGAGCTATCTGCAAGTGAGTATCAACAATGTTCaatgggaaggaggaaactCATAGTGTCATCCACCTGCGTAGGCTGTATCTGGAGGTGGTGGCTGGCCCATGTCAGTCTGTAAGTCTACTATCCCTCCTCGGGTATATACTGATGTTTACAAGTTATGACCCCCAAGCTCGAACCCTTCTTTGCTGGTAAGTCACAGAACCTGCGGCGACCGTAGCATTATAACCTATGTTTTCACAGGAACGTACTTTCCGCGACCTAATTTCCATCAGCTCCTCAAGAAAATACATAACgtgtgggaagaggatcGCGAAAAATGCgagaaaatgggaaaaggcgTTATCGAAGCGCTAAAGGATATGAATGATACTGTAAGGTTCTAGTTTTCATCCAAGGTCCTGTCGCAGTTAACGCAGAAGTATAGGGCCGTACTTCAGAATCCCTTTCCCAGCTCCTCTCAACCTCCCCCGCCTCCAAACTCTTTGCTCAGCTATCAACTATGAACGATCCTCGCTACGGCGGTTTCACCAACGCTGGCTCCTCCACCCGAGGCCCCAAGTTCCCTAGTTGCAGTATCACCCTTGAACCCCTCGCGCGCCTCGCATCTATTCCAGGTGGAGGCGCGAGAAACGCCGAAATTCGGGAGGATGcgagagagatggggatgaagatgcttAGATCAATGTGGTCTGGCGGGATAAGGGATTGGGTTGGAGGTGGAATGGCACGGTACAGTGTGGATGAGAAGTGGATGGTTCCTCATTTTGAAAAGATGTTATATGACCAAGCACAGCTTGTTTCGTCTTGTCTTGATTTTGCACGTCTTTATCCTGCCGACCATCCGGACAGATTGCTTTGTTACGACTTGGCGGCGGATATCCTCAAGTACACTTTGAGGGACTTGAAATCGCCAGAGGGTGGGTTTTGGAGTGCGGAAGATGCTGATTCGGCAGAATACAAGGGCGCGAAGAAGTCTGGTATGTCAGgccccttttctccatgCCATTAATGACTGATATTCTGCCAGAGGGAGCTTTTTAcatctggaagaagagtgagaTTGACGAGGTCCTGGGTGATGACGCCCCATTGTTTAATTCATTCTTCGGCGTTGAGCCTGACGGGAATGTTGACATGATTCACGATTCCCATGGCGAAATGCGAGACAAAAACATTCTGCATCAACATAAGACCTACGAGGAAGTTGCCCTCGAATTtggcaaaaaggaagatgaggcaaAAGATATCATCGTTCAAGCTTATGAGAAGCTGAGGTtaaagagagaagaaagagagagaccGGGTCTTGATGACAAGGTAGATTGCTTGCGCTGATGGAGTATTCATACTGACGCCTTATGTAGATCCTTACTGCGTGGAACGGCTTGATGGTGCGTTACTCTTGTATATTGTATATGTTCATCACAAGCCCTCACAACTAACCATCCCACAGCTTACCGCTTTATCAAAAGCttcaacccttcttccgccatcGTATGATATTGGCCCTCAATGTCTTCCCGCGGCTTTAGGCATCGTCAACTTTGTGAAATCTCATATGTGGGACTCTTCCACACGCATCCTAACAAGAAGTTACagggaaggcaaaggaCCACAAGCTCAAACTGACGATTACGCCTTCCTTATTCAAGGTCTTTTGAATTTGTACGAGGCTACTGGAGATGAGAGTCATGTCCTCTTTGCTGAGGAACTCCAAAAGAGGCAAGATGAATTGTTCTGGGATGACCATGATGGAGGGTACTTTGGAAGTGCGGAGGATCCGCATGTTctggtgaggatgaaagatgCTCAGGTGAGTCCTTACGCGTGACTTTCAGTTGGGCG
This genomic window contains:
- a CDS encoding RNA exonuclease 1 → MSSTSPRSTSSKRKTLPNLSDSDGEGAFSEALTRQARRKQKKVNKHRPEFQFNIQELKYGKKVTLAHIRDLILFIVADGQKPQWIQVNNKSYISHTVLLFVPGLLPTHLGLSSDTTSVSMPFAISSVSADEEVLDHEGEPIQKVPAIASLFTYGCPTRAPGDKLRMHSAINQLLMCPIPEHIKRKREAEKEKNHHHTTAQVDSYSPLLYLLTPNQMIDNDYNIPSYLPHVDRRVVPGLDRSIIPDQSNLLLSSLSEVEDIRVRDESERLTGMDSTRSTKGNTREGGWVETSPAEGPPKDGIYPILAIDCEMVVSKDGDELARISIIDFNSGKNVFDELVLPPGEILDYRTQWSGITAERLSSTTHTISSIQDLLLSGPSPLITPHTILLGHSLECDLNVLRIRHPLCIDTALIYKHPRGPPFKPGLKWLAQKWLQRDIQVGENGHDSEEDALACVDLLKMKLANGPDFGDSTNNMEPIVERIGRYQDNSPESRKTSAYCDYGDPRWLYGAKATTAVRCTSDDDVVNAVVKNAQSHTFVFGRMMELSEAQGWNDGGANLSSNSTVSLDPVLERFNNRLTTLHSSLPPSTALIIVTGHSDPLPMVKLTKKRQRWERSVKIGGIEGLSGDDRWMAEDDRDLEKAVEDAKAGMAFFRVTS
- a CDS encoding cold-induced thioredoxin domain-containing protein, with the translated sequence MFRPSSLLLKPVALSLRQIRPTPRAIYHLRMSSTSATDTTPRLSNVLAKSKSPYLLQHKDNPVAWQEWSPETIALAQKLDKPIFLSSGYSACHWCHVLAHESFEDEETAKMMNEWFVNIKVDREERPDVDRMYMSYLQAVSGGGGWPMSVFMTPKLEPFFAGTYFPRPNFHQLLKKIHNVWEEDREKCEKMGKGVIEALKDMNDTGRTSESLSQLLSTSPASKLFAQLSTMNDPRYGGFTNAGSSTRGPKFPSCSITLEPLARLASIPGGGARNAEIREDAREMGMKMLRSMWSGGIRDWVGGGMARYSVDEKWMVPHFEKMLYDQAQLVSSCLDFARLYPADHPDRLLCYDLAADILKYTLRDLKSPEGGFWSAEDADSAEYKGAKKSEGAFYIWKKSEIDEVLGDDAPLFNSFFGVEPDGNVDMIHDSHGEMRDKNILHQHKTYEEVALEFGKKEDEAKDIIVQAYEKLRLKREERERPGLDDKILTAWNGLMLTALSKASTLLPPSYDIGPQCLPAALGIVNFVKSHMWDSSTRILTRSYREGKGPQAQTDDYAFLIQGLLNLYEATGDESHVLFAEELQKRQDELFWDDHDGGYFGSAEDPHVLVRMKDAQDGAEPSAAAVSAHNLSRFSLLLSSEFEDYEARAEATFLSMGPLIAQAPRAVGYAVSGLIDLEKGYREVIIVGSAKDDMVKKFLKAARETYFSNQVIIHIQPENLPKGLAEKNEVVKALVNDIESGKEKGATLRVCEGGTCGLPAKDFEGAKNLLKDG